ATAAAAAGGGGGTTTTTGCATGAAAAAGAATATGCAGACACTATTAAAATGGATTGGAAGTGCTTCTCTCATTTTTGCTGTAGTATCTGCAACTCCTGCGTGCTTCCTACTTTGTTCTCAGCCTAAATGTCCAAAATCATTACAAAAATAACAGGTCTTTGACCTGTTATTTTTGTCTACTCTATTCATTGATCCTTTAAAGTTTTTTCAATGAATAGCATATAAATGATTGTCAATGTCTCAATGAAGATCGCATTCATGCCTATGTATTTCCAAGGGCCAGATATTTTAAATAATATACATAGCCAAATAATAAATGTCCCTAGAGCTATAGTATGTATCTTTTTTCTTCTCTCCCTGCTAATAATAGGCTGGTTTTTATGTTCTGCGGGAGAAAACTTAAAGATAATGCAAAATGAAAAAATGGCTTGAACGAAAAATATAATGTCATTTTGAATATTCAGCCCTGCAAAAACAGAGGTATATATTGCGCTTAGGCTAATTATGAAACATTTAAAATAAGAGCTCGCATGATATCCCCCTGCCCATATTCTAAGTGAACTAAAGACAACCATTGCAAACAACCCAGACTTTAGATGCCCTGTTAAAAATAACAACATACATAAAAAAACTATCTTAACTGTCTCACTTATCAATGCTTGTAAGCCATATTGTATTTGTCTAATTTGTGTGTGACTAAAAAGTTGTTTCTTATAAATTTGATAGGATATTCCTGCTGCTAGTCTATCAATCATACGGAACCTCCTTCATAATTTATATTTTTATGTAATAATTTGAATTATATGTATATTATATATCAAAAAAAATAAAAAGACCAGTAAAAATTACTAATTACTGGTCATTTATTTTAAATAGCGGAGGACGGAGTCGAACCGCCGACACTACGGGTATGAACCGTATGCTCTAGCCATCTGAGCTACTCCGCCATATTAAATTGTGATGGGCGCAATAGGGCTCGAACCTATGACCCCCTGCTTGTAAGGCAGGTGCTCTCCCAGCTGAGCTATGCGCCCACAATAATAATGGCAATAATGGCGACCCAGAAGGGACTCGAACCCTCGACCTCCGGCGTGACAGGCCGGCGCTCTAACCAACTGAGCCACTGGGCCGCGAAAAATATGGCAGGGGCAGCAGGACTCGAACCCACGACATTCGGTTTTGGAGACCGACGTTCTACCAACTGAACTATGCCCCTATGTATTGGCTCCCCGAGTAGGATTCGAACCTACGACCCTCCGGTTAACAGCCGGATGCTCTACCGCTGAGCTATCGAGGATTAGTCTTACTCACTGCGTTCGTAAGCCTCAGAAGTTTTCTGCGAAAACTTCACATTCTTACTTCACTTAGTAAGTTTATTGTTGAGGATCTGCGCCCTCAAAACCAAACACTGACTGCTAAAGTTTTTAGGTCAAGCCCTCGACCTATTAGTACTTATCAGCTGAACATGTTACCATGCTTTCACCTTAAGCCTATCTACCAGGTAGTCTTCCTGGGGTCTTACTAGCTTACGCTATGGGAAATCTTATCTTGAGGTGGGCTTCACACTTAGATGCCTTCAGCGTTTATCCCTTCCAAACTTGGCTACTCTGCTATGCACTTGGTAGTACAACAGATACACCAGCGGTTCGTCCATCCCGGTCCTCTCGTACTAAGGACAGCTCCTCTCAAATTTCCTGCGCCCACGACGGATAGGGACCGAACTGTCTCACGACGTTCTGAACCCAGCTCGCGTACCGCTTTAATGGGCGAACAGCCCAACCCTTGGAACCTGCTACAGCTCCAGGATGCGATGAGCCGACATCGAGGTGCCAAACCTCCCCGTCGATGTGAACTCTTGGGGGAGATAAGCCTGTTATCCCCGGGGTAGCTTTTATCCGTTGAGCGATGGCAATCCCACTTTCATACCACCGGATCACTAAGTCCTACTTTCGTATCTGCTCCAGCCGTCGCTGTCGCAGTTAAGCAACCTTCTGCCTTTGCACTCTGCGAATGGTTTCCAACCATTCTGAGGTTACCTTTGAGCGCCTCCGTTACTCTTTCGGAGGCGACCGCCCCAGTCAAACTGCCCGCCTGACATTGTCCCTAATCTGGTTCACAGATTCAGGTTAGAAATCCAGTATCACAAGAGAGGTATCCCACCGGTGACTCCACCAAGACTGGCGTCCTGGCTTCTTAGTCTCCCTCCTATCCTGTACATGTAATACCGAATTCCAGTATCAAGCTGCAGTAAAGCTCCACGGGGTCTTTCCGTCCTGTCGCGGGTAACCGGCATCTTCACCGGTACTACAATTTCACCGGGCGCGTTGTCGAGACAGTGCCCAAATCGTTACGCCTTTCGTGCGGGTCGGAACTTACCCGACAAGGAATTTCGCTACCTTAGGACCGTTATAGTTACGGCCGCCGTTTACTGGGGCTTAAGTTCAAAGCTTCGGATTTCTCCTAACCTCTCCCCTTAACCTTCCAGCACCGGGCAGGCGTCAGCCCCTATACTTCACCTTTCGGTTTAGCAGAGACCTGTGTTTTTGCTAAACAGTCGCTTGGGCCTATTCTCTGCGGCCTGTATTTCTACAGGCACCCCTTCTCCCGAAGTTACGGGGTCATTTTGCCGAGTTCCTTAACAACGCTTCTCCCGTCGGCCTTAGGATTCTCTCCTCATCCACCTGTGTCGGTTTACGGTACGGGTACTAATAAAACTATAGCGGCTTTTCTCGGCAGTGTGGATTCAACAGCTTCCCTACTTTAATTTCGGTCCTTATAACACTTCACCATCACCTGACGGATTTGCCTGTCAGGCTTGGCTTTGTGCTTAACCGGGTCTTTCCATTCCCCGGTCTGTCTATCCTCCTGCGTCCCCACAGTTCTGTTTATTAGCAGTACAGGAATTTCAACCTGTTGTCCATCGGCTACGGCTTTCGCCCTCACCTTAGGTCCCGACTTACCCAGAGCAGATCAGCTTTACTCTGGAAACCTTGGATATTCGGCCAAGAAGATTCTCACTTCTTTCTCGCTACTCATTCCGGCATTCTCTCTTCCTATAACTCCACTGCTCCTTTCGGTACAGCTTCTACACTATAGGAATGCTCCTCTACCAATTTAGAGATTAGAAGGCAGACGTTAGAGGTTTGAACTATTTACTCCCAGTTCTTCTCTAAGTTGTATATCATCCCACCTAGCATATTATATCGTTCTGAGTATTCTTTATACTCTTCTTCAGTTATATAACCTAAGTCTTTTACAAAACTTATCAACACTAACATTTCATTTGTTGAGCCTAAAGATATTTTAAGAAATCTCTTAAAATCTTTTGCTGAACTTTTCTTTCCATAACCTTCTGCTATATTTAATGGTATGGACAATGCAGCCCTTCTCATTTGACTACTTATCTCATAGGTCTCTTCTTTAGGAAAT
The genomic region above belongs to Defluviitalea saccharophila and contains:
- a CDS encoding cyclic lactone autoinducer peptide, giving the protein MKKNMQTLLKWIGSASLIFAVVSATPACFLLCSQPKCPKSLQK
- a CDS encoding accessory gene regulator B family protein, with the protein product MIDRLAAGISYQIYKKQLFSHTQIRQIQYGLQALISETVKIVFLCMLLFLTGHLKSGLFAMVVFSSLRIWAGGYHASSYFKCFIISLSAIYTSVFAGLNIQNDIIFFVQAIFSFCIIFKFSPAEHKNQPIISRERRKKIHTIALGTFIIWLCILFKISGPWKYIGMNAIFIETLTIIYMLFIEKTLKDQ